A region from the Arachis ipaensis cultivar K30076 chromosome B01, Araip1.1, whole genome shotgun sequence genome encodes:
- the LOC107635477 gene encoding protein FAR1-RELATED SEQUENCE 5-like, producing MFSCFYYRYDMPFVSFVGVNHHGQSLLLGCALLSCEEESSFVWLFDCWIRCMGGKLPIGILTDQCKVLRNVIEKSLPMTQYRWCIWHIMKKISAKIGACKQFNEISADITHIVWDSRSKEAFESSWIDFINRFSLHDNNWLAGLYEERDRWVLIFLSNSFWVGMRITQMSESMHAFMKGYLTSKSNLQQFVTQYDNRLANKAQQEYELDVASFNTIIPCATASAIEKQFRLC from the exons ATGTTCTCTTGTTTTTATTATAGGTATGATATGCCTTTTGTCTCATTTGTTGGGGTTAACCACCATGGCCAATCATTGCTACTTGGTTGCGCTCTTCTTTCATGCGAAGAAGAGAGTTCCTTTGTTTGGTTATTTGATTGTTGGATACGATGTATGGGTGGCAAGCTGCCTATTGGCATATTGACGGATCAATGCAAAGTTTTGCGGAATGTCATTGAAAAATCATTGCCAATGACACAATATCGATGGTGTATTTGGCATATCATGAAGAAAATTTCAGCAAAAATAGGAGCATGCAAGCAATTTAACGAGATTAGTGCTGACATTACACATATTGTGTGGGATTCTAGATCTAAGGAAGCATTTGAGAGCTCTTGGATTGATTTTATCAACAGATTCAgtttgcatgataataattggttAGCAG GTTTGTACGAAGAACGTGACAGGTGGGTCCTTATTTTTCTTAGTAACAGTTTTTGGGTAGGCATGCGTATCACTCAAATGAgtgaaagcatgcatgcatttatgAAGGGCTACCTAACCTCAAAGAGCAACTTGCAACAATTTGTAACACAATATGACAACCGTCTTGCAAATAAAGCTCAACAAGAATATGAATTGGATGTTGCCAGTTTCAATACCATTATCCCTTGTGCAACTGCCTCTGCTATTGAAAAACAGTTTCGGTTGTGCTAA